Part of the Paenibacillus aurantius genome, CCCGCAAGCGTGTTCCTCTGTGGAAAACCAAACGCCTCTGGCTGTCTCTTTCCGCCGGTGTGCTTCTTCTATTGCTGGTAACCGGAGGACTGGCCGCCATGGCCGTGTCCAAGCTGGATGTAACCAAAGCCGGCTACCCGCTGCCCGACCCGACAAATGTCTATGACCGCAACGGCAAGGCGGTGGCCCAATTCTCCTCCTCCAAGGTGGAGCCCGTCGCTCTCGACCGCATCCCGCTCGACTTGCGGAACGCCGTCATTGCCACGGAGGACCGGAGGTTCTATGAGCACTCCGGGGTGGATGTCCAGTCCCTTATGCGGGCGCTGTGGCGGGATGTGCGGTCCCAGAGCTTCGCCGAAGGCGGGAGCACGATCACCCAGCAGCTGGCCAAAAACCTTTTTCTCCAGTCGGATAAAACCCTTTCGCGAAAATTCAAGGAAGCGGGGTATGCGCTCAAGATTGACCTGACCTACGACAAGGATGAAATTCTCGAGCTATACCTGAACAGCATCTATTTCGGAGAAGGAACGTGGGGCGTGCAGGGCGCGGCCAAGGTTTATTTCAACAAAAAGGTCGAGGACCTGACGCTCGAGGAGTGCGCCATGCTGGCGGCCCTTCCGAAGGCCCCTTCCCGCTACTCTCCTTACCGGGACCGGGCGGCGGCTCTGGAGCGGCGGAACGTGGTCCTCTCCCTGATGAAGGACCAGAACTTCATCACCGGGGAAGCATACGCCAAAGCCCAGGCGATGCCCATCGCCGTTCGGAAGCCGTCTGAGGAAGAGACGAAGGACAAATACCCGTCCTTCGTCGATTACGTGCTGAGGGAAGCGGAATCGGTCTACGGCTTCACGGAGGACCAGATTCGAAACGGCGGGCTCGAGATCTACACCACGCTGGATCCGGTCGTTCAGGAGGCGGCCGAGGAGGTGTACCGCACCGACTCCTTCTTCCCGGCCAGCAAGCCCGACCAGCTGATCCAGAGCGGAGCCGCCATCGTGGACCACCACGACGGCTCGATCCGGGGCCTGGTCGGCCACCGCGGCGAAGGCGTCGTGCGCGGGTTCAACTACGCGACCCAGCTCGTGCGCCAGCCGGGCTCGGCCTTCAAGCCGCTGGCTGTCTACGGCCCGGCTCTCGAGAAGGGCTACACCCCGCAGTCGATCCTGTTCGACGGTCCGCTCGACATCGGCGGGTACCAGCCCCGGGACTGGGATAACCAGACCCGGGGGTACGTGACGCTCGACGAGGCGGTGACGAAGTCGTGGAACATCCCGGCGGTGTGGCTGCTGAACGAGATCGGGATCGACGAGGGACTGGCCTTCGCGAAGCGGGCGGGCATCCCGCTGACGAAGGAGGACCGCCAGCTCGCCACCGCCCTGGGCGGTCTGAGCCGCGGGGTCTCCCCTCTTCAGATGGCGCAGGCGTTCAGCGCTTTCCCCAATCTCGGGGAAATGCATCCCGCCCATGCCATTGCGAAGATCACGACGAGGGACGGCAGCGTGCTCGTCGAAGCGAAGGAGCCGCCCGTTAAGGTGACGACGCCGCGGGTGGCGTACACCATTACCGGACTGCTCGGCAACGTCGTGCGGGTCGGGACCGGCACCGAGGCGGGGCTCGACCGGCCGACCGCGGGCAAGACGGGCACCACGCAGCTGCCGGACACGCCGGAGTTCGCCGGCATCTCGGGCGCGGTGTCGAAGGATGCCTGGTTCGTCGGCTACACCCCGGAGCTGACGGCGGCCATCTGGATGGGCTATGAGAACACGGACAAGAACCACTACCTCACCACGTCCGGCTCGGCTTATCCCGCTCAAGTGTTCAAGGAAATTATGACCCGGGCGCTTATAAACACCCCGGTTCAAGCCTTCCCGGAGCCTCCGGGAGGAGCTATCCAGGCGCCTCCGTCCGAGCCCCCTGCAGGGCCTTATGTCCCGGTCTCCCCTCGTCCGGAGCCGGCCGGCCCCGCGGACAACGGGAACGGGGAGGTTCGCGGAAACGGTCCTCCGCCCGAGGACCGGGGCAGCGGCAAGGAGGCCAAGGACGACAAGCCCGACAAGAAGGACAAGGGGAAAGGCAAAGGAAAGAAAGACGATTGAGGCGACGGTATCCTCCCACGGCGCCTAAAGGAAACAGGCCCTCCGCAAGCGGCAGCTTGCAGAGGACCTGTTTCCTTGTTCGCGGGGAAGGAAGCGGGTAGCCGGCGGGGGTTACACGCCCATGGTGGCGGTCCGGATCCCGGTCATGGCGGCGCTGCCCCGCTTCGTTCCCGTAGGGCGTCTTCCTTGCCGGGCGGATTCCTCCTGGTTCCGTTTCCCTAACACCTAGAGGAGCATCCGCTTCCGTGATTCGCCAGCCTTATCCGCCCGGCCCGCCAGCCCGCCGGACATCATTTGCCCGGGACCGCTTTACCGGTTTGGGGCAAAGGGGCCTGCCGTCTGCCCGGAAGGTTCAGCAGCAGGAAGCCGGCCAGGAACACCAGCGTGCCGGTGACCACGTAAAGGGTGATCGGCTCGTGAAAGATCAGGTAGGACCACAGGATGCTGAACAGCACCGAGCTGTTGCTCACGATCGCCGCCGCCATGAAGGGCACCCGCTTCAGAGCCTCGGCCAGCCAAAAAAAGCTGAGGCCGGTTATCAGGCCAAGCAGCACGAGGGCTCCCCACGCCCACACCGTTACGGGACCATGGAACGCCGGCTGCTGCAGCGGAACCGGCAGGGCCACGATCAGGGTGCTCAAGGAGAACACCGAGAGGTTCATGTTCCCGTTGTCCATCTCCTTCACCAATTGCCGCTGGCTCAGCACATGTACGGCGGCCCCCATACCGGCCAGCGTAAAGAGCAGCGTCGTCAGGCCGCCGCCCTGCAGCAGCGCCCCCAGAGGTTCGCCATTCCAGCCGATGACCAGAACGCCGGCCAGGCAAAGGACCGCGGCGGTCCACCCTTTGGCCGTCACCTTCTCCCCGAACAGGAATCTTGCCGCCAGCAGCAGGGTCACGGTTTGGGCCGGCATCACGAGAATATTGCCGTACGCGTAGCCGATCGAGAGGGCCAAATTCTCCAACAGGTAATTCAAGCTTTTCCCGATGGCGCCGAGCCATATCCATTTCATCCCCACCCGGATGACGATGCGGCCGTCTCTCCATAGAAGAAAGAGGATAAGAAAGAGAACGCCAAAGAAAAACCGCGACAGGGTGATGATGGAGCTGTCCACCATCGTCGACGCGGTTTTGACCAGAATGCCAACAAAGCTCCATGCCAGCGTAGCCAGAAGGAGGAGAACATACCCCATGACGCACCTTCTTCTTAGTAGTGACGGTAATGTTCTCTATTCTATCACAGAAACCCCTGGAGAAGGGCCCTTCCGAGCCTATACGATTCATCTAACCATGGGCAGGTCTCAGCCGTGCTAGGATAGCAGCTTTGGGATTTTTCAAGAGACTTGCACAAGCTCGAGTTTCCCTTTTTACAAGGGCAACTCCAACCGCCAACCGCCCGCCATGTCCTTGTTTCCGGGGCGCCAAGCTTTCTCTCAGCTAAGCCGGCC contains:
- a CDS encoding transglycosylase domain-containing protein, with translation MNLPRTVKRPARRQRPKLRTIVVPGTRKRVPLWKTKRLWLSLSAGVLLLLLVTGGLAAMAVSKLDVTKAGYPLPDPTNVYDRNGKAVAQFSSSKVEPVALDRIPLDLRNAVIATEDRRFYEHSGVDVQSLMRALWRDVRSQSFAEGGSTITQQLAKNLFLQSDKTLSRKFKEAGYALKIDLTYDKDEILELYLNSIYFGEGTWGVQGAAKVYFNKKVEDLTLEECAMLAALPKAPSRYSPYRDRAAALERRNVVLSLMKDQNFITGEAYAKAQAMPIAVRKPSEEETKDKYPSFVDYVLREAESVYGFTEDQIRNGGLEIYTTLDPVVQEAAEEVYRTDSFFPASKPDQLIQSGAAIVDHHDGSIRGLVGHRGEGVVRGFNYATQLVRQPGSAFKPLAVYGPALEKGYTPQSILFDGPLDIGGYQPRDWDNQTRGYVTLDEAVTKSWNIPAVWLLNEIGIDEGLAFAKRAGIPLTKEDRQLATALGGLSRGVSPLQMAQAFSAFPNLGEMHPAHAIAKITTRDGSVLVEAKEPPVKVTTPRVAYTITGLLGNVVRVGTGTEAGLDRPTAGKTGTTQLPDTPEFAGISGAVSKDAWFVGYTPELTAAIWMGYENTDKNHYLTTSGSAYPAQVFKEIMTRALINTPVQAFPEPPGGAIQAPPSEPPAGPYVPVSPRPEPAGPADNGNGEVRGNGPPPEDRGSGKEAKDDKPDKKDKGKGKGKKDD
- a CDS encoding DMT family transporter; translation: MGYVLLLLATLAWSFVGILVKTASTMVDSSIITLSRFFFGVLFLILFLLWRDGRIVIRVGMKWIWLGAIGKSLNYLLENLALSIGYAYGNILVMPAQTVTLLLAARFLFGEKVTAKGWTAAVLCLAGVLVIGWNGEPLGALLQGGGLTTLLFTLAGMGAAVHVLSQRQLVKEMDNGNMNLSVFSLSTLIVALPVPLQQPAFHGPVTVWAWGALVLLGLITGLSFFWLAEALKRVPFMAAAIVSNSSVLFSILWSYLIFHEPITLYVVTGTLVFLAGFLLLNLPGRRQAPLPQTGKAVPGK